A region from the Prionailurus viverrinus isolate Anna chromosome E2, UM_Priviv_1.0, whole genome shotgun sequence genome encodes:
- the EXOC3L1 gene encoding exocyst complex component 3-like protein isoform X4, which yields MNPMCFPKPAPGSCPMLPGSAMDSATKDEMQPSLPPGSSCPGPEWPEQERAEQLARGAALKWASGIFYRPEQLARLGQYRSREVQRTCSLEARIKSVVQSYLEGVKTGVWQLAQAFEAVQGTREALDQAHGLLQGMVEATETLKPLREQVAQHKQLQVLSQLLPRLRAVPAAVAHTRTLIGAQRLLEAYVCLRELEQLQEETWAPLGGLELPVFEGLGPLAEALGQAVEAAAGVAGRLAREDPALLVAAVRVAEVDARHTTSLELPPRDWQRRCLQALQEGLERTHFGTPLLLEPGALAGWLEALRVALPAELATAEALVAPCCPPHYKVVQLWAHTLHSGLRRCLQQLLEGPKLGAADAFALLHWTLHVYLGPEMMGSLELGPEADVSQLEPLLTPENIEQLEAMFVTQIQVNVAQWLQKALDGEVAEWNREQEPGTDSSGFYHSPLPAIVLQILEENIRVTSLVSESLQRRVHGMALSELGTFLRSFSDALIRFSRDHIRGEAMAPHYVPYLLATLNYQAALSSSVSVLQPDGAASGDLAPVEAGLDELQRRICRLVLEALLAELQPLFEALPSRRWLSSPELLDDVCERTVRFCQDFRRVRNPVVQLLLAEAERTVVLQYLRALMQGRLVCRGADERIQAAQRLQNDAAQLRELFLGLGLEESVQCAPVLLSLRDLLNLRDPMLLGLEVAGLRQKFPDVSEDHVSALLDLRGDVSREHRLAALSSLQAGPQPSLSAGHRALFSLVPVPTPALSSCLPSGPCA from the exons ATGAACCCAATGTGTTTCCCCAAACCTGCTCCTGGAAGCTGCCCAA TGCTTCCGGGGAGTGCCATGGACTCAGCAACCAAGGATGAAATGCAGCCCTCACTTCCCCCTG GGTCTTCCTGCCCAGGGCCTGAGTGGCCAGAGCAAGAGAGGGCGGAGCAGCTGGCCAGAGGAGCAGCACTCAAATGGGCCTCGGGCATCTTCTACCGGCCAGAGCAGCTGGCCAGGCTGGGCCAGTACCGCAGCCGTGAAGTTCAACGTACCTGTTCCCTGGAAGCACGCATTAAG TCGGTGGTGCAGTCCTACCTGGAGGGCGTGAAGACTGGTGTGTGGCAGCTGGCCCAGGCTTTTGAGGCTGTGCAGGGAACCCGTGAGGCCTTAGACCAGGCCCATGGGTTGCTCCAGGGTATGGTGGAGGCCACAGAGACCCTAAAACCACTGCGAGAACAAGTTGCACAGCACAAGCAGCTGCAGGTCCTGTCTCAGCTGCTGCCCCGGCTGCGGGCAG TGCCAGCTGCAGTGGCCCACACACGGACCCTGATTGGTGCCCAGCGGCTCTTGGAGGCATATGTGTGCCTTCGGGAGCTGGAGCAGCTGCAAGAGGAGACGTGGGCACCTCTGGGGGGCCTGGAGTTGCCAGTCTTCGAGGGGTTGGGCCCTTTAGCTGAGGCATTGGGCCAGGCTGTGGAGGCGGCTGCGGGGGTGGCAGGGCGGCTGGCACGGGAGGACCCAGCCTTGCTGGTGGCTGCTGTGCGTGTGGCAGAGGTGGATGCTAGGCACACAACCTCCCTGGAGCTTCCCCCCCGGGACTGGCAGCGGCGCTGTCTGCAGGCACTGCAGGAGGGCCTGGAGAGGACCCACTTTGGGACACCTCTGCTGCTTGAGCCAGGGGCCTTGGCAGGGTGGCTGGAGGCTCTGCGGGTGGCTCTACCAGCTGAGTTGGCCACAGCTGAAGCACTAGTGGCACCCTGCTGCCCACCACACTACAAGGTGGTCCAGCTCTGGGCCCACACCCTGCACAGTGGACTGCGTCGATGCCTGCAGCAACTACTGGAAGGGCCTAAGCTAGGAGCTGCTGACGCCTTCGCCTTACTGCATTGGACACTGCATGTGTACCTGGG GCCAGAAATGATGGGGAGCCTGGAGTTGGGGCCTGAGGCTGATGTGTCTCAGCTGGAGCCCCTCCTGACCCCGGAGAACATTGAACAGCTGGAGGCAATGTTTGTGACCCAAATCCAG gTTAATGTGGCCCAGTGGCTTCAGAAGGCACTGGATGGGGAGGTAGCTGAGTGGAACCGAGAGCAGGAACCTGGCACAGACTCTTCTGGCTTCTATCACTCACCGTTGCCGGCCATAGTGCTCCAG ATCCTGGAAGAGAACATTCGCGTGACCAGCCTGGTCAGTGAGTCACTGCAGCGGCGGGTGCATGGCATGGCGCTGTCAGAACTGGGCACATTCCTGAGGAG CTTTAGTGATGCTCTGATCCGATTCTCCCGAGACCACATCAGGGGGGAAGCAATGGCTCCTCATTACGTGCCCTACCTACTGGCCACCCTCAACTACCAGGCAGCACTCAG CTCCTCCGTGTCCGTCCTGCAGCCCGACGGGGCGGCGTCAGGAGACTTGGCTCCGGTGGAGGCAGGGCTGGACGAGTTGCAGAGGAGGATCTGCCGCCTGGTGTTGGAGGCGCTGCTGGCGGAGCTCCAG cccctgttCGAAGCTCTGCCCTCGCGCCGGTGGCTGTCGAGCCCAGAGCTGCTGGACGATGTATGCGAGCGGACGGTGCGCTTCTGCCAGGATTTCAGGCGAGTGCGGAATCCTGTAGTCCAG CTTCTCCTGGCTGAGGCGGAGCGCACGGTGGTACTGCAGTACCTACGTGCGTTGATGCAGGGCCGCCTAGTGTGCCGAGGAGCCGACGAGAGGATCCAGGCAGCGCAGCGCCTGCAGAACGATGCGGCCCAGCTTCGGGAGCTTTTCCTTGGTTTG ggcctggaggagaGTGTTCAGTGCGCACCGGTGCTCCTCTCTCTGCGGGATCTACTGAACCTCCGTGACCCCATGCTGCTCGGCCTCGAGGTGGCAGGCCTACGACAAAAATTTCCCGACGTGAG CGAGGATCATGTCTCTGCCCTCCTGGACCTGCGCGGGGATGTGTCCCGAGAGCACCGCCTGGCCGCACTCAGCTCCCTGCAGGCCGGCCcacagccctctctctctgcgggTCACCGGGCACTCTTTAGCCTCGTGCCAGTACCTACTCCTGCGCTgtcctcctgccttccctccgGGCCCTGTGCCTGA
- the EXOC3L1 gene encoding exocyst complex component 3-like protein isoform X8 gives MNPMCFPKPAPGSCPRAWQEPPSSFSEGPRPRLQLRESTLPALTQTLAPTPTSSPVLPGSAMDSATKDEMQPSLPPGSSCPGPEWPEQERAEQLARGAALKWASGIFYRPEQLARLGQYRSREVQRTCSLEARIKSVVQSYLEGVKTGVWQLAQAFEAVQGTREALDQAHGLLQGMVEATETLKPLREQVAQHKQLQVLSQLLPRLRAVPAAVAHTRTLIGAQRLLEAYVCLRELEQLQEETWAPLGGLELPVFEGLGPLAEALGQAVEAAAGVAGRLAREDPALLVAAVRVAEVDARHTTSLELPPRDWQRRCLQALQEGLERTHFGTPLLLEPGALAGWLEALRVALPAELATAEALVAPCCPPHYKVVQLWAHTLHSGLRRCLQQLLEGPKLGAADAFALLHWTLHVYLGPEMMGSLELGPEADVSQLEPLLTPENIEQLEAMFVTQIQVNVAQWLQKALDGEVAEWNREQEPGTDSSGFYHSPLPAIVLQILEENIRVTSLVSESLQRRVHGMALSELGTFLRSFSDALIRFSRDHIRGEAMAPHYVPYLLATLNYQAALSSSVSVLQPDGAASGDLAPVEAGLDELQRRICRLVLEALLAELQPRLCPTPPPSPCSKLCPRAGGCRAQSCWTMYASGRCASARISGECGIL, from the exons ATGAACCCAATGTGTTTCCCCAAACCTGCTCCTGGAAGCTGCCCAA GGGCTTGGCAAgaacctccttcctccttctcagaGGGGCCTAGACCAAGGCTGCAGCTCAGAGAATCCACTCTGCCTGCTCTAACCCAGACTCTTGCTCCCACTCCTACCTCATCTCCAGTGCTTCCGGGGAGTGCCATGGACTCAGCAACCAAGGATGAAATGCAGCCCTCACTTCCCCCTG GGTCTTCCTGCCCAGGGCCTGAGTGGCCAGAGCAAGAGAGGGCGGAGCAGCTGGCCAGAGGAGCAGCACTCAAATGGGCCTCGGGCATCTTCTACCGGCCAGAGCAGCTGGCCAGGCTGGGCCAGTACCGCAGCCGTGAAGTTCAACGTACCTGTTCCCTGGAAGCACGCATTAAG TCGGTGGTGCAGTCCTACCTGGAGGGCGTGAAGACTGGTGTGTGGCAGCTGGCCCAGGCTTTTGAGGCTGTGCAGGGAACCCGTGAGGCCTTAGACCAGGCCCATGGGTTGCTCCAGGGTATGGTGGAGGCCACAGAGACCCTAAAACCACTGCGAGAACAAGTTGCACAGCACAAGCAGCTGCAGGTCCTGTCTCAGCTGCTGCCCCGGCTGCGGGCAG TGCCAGCTGCAGTGGCCCACACACGGACCCTGATTGGTGCCCAGCGGCTCTTGGAGGCATATGTGTGCCTTCGGGAGCTGGAGCAGCTGCAAGAGGAGACGTGGGCACCTCTGGGGGGCCTGGAGTTGCCAGTCTTCGAGGGGTTGGGCCCTTTAGCTGAGGCATTGGGCCAGGCTGTGGAGGCGGCTGCGGGGGTGGCAGGGCGGCTGGCACGGGAGGACCCAGCCTTGCTGGTGGCTGCTGTGCGTGTGGCAGAGGTGGATGCTAGGCACACAACCTCCCTGGAGCTTCCCCCCCGGGACTGGCAGCGGCGCTGTCTGCAGGCACTGCAGGAGGGCCTGGAGAGGACCCACTTTGGGACACCTCTGCTGCTTGAGCCAGGGGCCTTGGCAGGGTGGCTGGAGGCTCTGCGGGTGGCTCTACCAGCTGAGTTGGCCACAGCTGAAGCACTAGTGGCACCCTGCTGCCCACCACACTACAAGGTGGTCCAGCTCTGGGCCCACACCCTGCACAGTGGACTGCGTCGATGCCTGCAGCAACTACTGGAAGGGCCTAAGCTAGGAGCTGCTGACGCCTTCGCCTTACTGCATTGGACACTGCATGTGTACCTGGG GCCAGAAATGATGGGGAGCCTGGAGTTGGGGCCTGAGGCTGATGTGTCTCAGCTGGAGCCCCTCCTGACCCCGGAGAACATTGAACAGCTGGAGGCAATGTTTGTGACCCAAATCCAG gTTAATGTGGCCCAGTGGCTTCAGAAGGCACTGGATGGGGAGGTAGCTGAGTGGAACCGAGAGCAGGAACCTGGCACAGACTCTTCTGGCTTCTATCACTCACCGTTGCCGGCCATAGTGCTCCAG ATCCTGGAAGAGAACATTCGCGTGACCAGCCTGGTCAGTGAGTCACTGCAGCGGCGGGTGCATGGCATGGCGCTGTCAGAACTGGGCACATTCCTGAGGAG CTTTAGTGATGCTCTGATCCGATTCTCCCGAGACCACATCAGGGGGGAAGCAATGGCTCCTCATTACGTGCCCTACCTACTGGCCACCCTCAACTACCAGGCAGCACTCAG CTCCTCCGTGTCCGTCCTGCAGCCCGACGGGGCGGCGTCAGGAGACTTGGCTCCGGTGGAGGCAGGGCTGGACGAGTTGCAGAGGAGGATCTGCCGCCTGGTGTTGGAGGCGCTGCTGGCGGAGCTCCAG CCCCGTCTCtgcccaaccccaccccccagcccctgttCGAAGCTCTGCCCTCGCGCCGGTGGCTGTCGAGCCCAGAGCTGCTGGACGATGTATGCGAGCGGACGGTGCGCTTCTGCCAGGATTTCAGGCGAGTGCGGAATCCTGTAG
- the EXOC3L1 gene encoding exocyst complex component 3-like protein isoform X6: MDSATKDEMQPSLPPGSSCPGPEWPEQERAEQLARGAALKWASGIFYRPEQLARLGQYRSREVQRTCSLEARIKSVVQSYLEGVKTGVWQLAQAFEAVQGTREALDQAHGLLQGMVEATETLKPLREQVAQHKQLQVLSQLLPRLRAVPAAVAHTRTLIGAQRLLEAYVCLRELEQLQEETWAPLGGLELPVFEGLGPLAEALGQAVEAAAGVAGRLAREDPALLVAAVRVAEVDARHTTSLELPPRDWQRRCLQALQEGLERTHFGTPLLLEPGALAGWLEALRVALPAELATAEALVAPCCPPHYKVVQLWAHTLHSGLRRCLQQLLEGPKLGAADAFALLHWTLHVYLGPEMMGSLELGPEADVSQLEPLLTPENIEQLEAMFVTQIQVNVAQWLQKALDGEVAEWNREQEPGTDSSGFYHSPLPAIVLQILEENIRVTSLVSESLQRRVHGMALSELGTFLRSFSDALIRFSRDHIRGEAMAPHYVPYLLATLNYQAALSSSVSVLQPDGAASGDLAPVEAGLDELQRRICRLVLEALLAELQPLFEALPSRRWLSSPELLDDVCERTVRFCQDFRRVRNPVVQLLLAEAERTVVLQYLRALMQGRLVCRGADERIQAAQRLQNDAAQLRELFLGLGLEESVQCAPVLLSLRDLLNLRDPMLLGLEVAGLRQKFPDVSEDHVSALLDLRGDVSREHRLAALSSLQAGPQPSLSAGHRALFSLVPVPTPALSSCLPSGPCA, translated from the exons ATGGACTCAGCAACCAAGGATGAAATGCAGCCCTCACTTCCCCCTG GGTCTTCCTGCCCAGGGCCTGAGTGGCCAGAGCAAGAGAGGGCGGAGCAGCTGGCCAGAGGAGCAGCACTCAAATGGGCCTCGGGCATCTTCTACCGGCCAGAGCAGCTGGCCAGGCTGGGCCAGTACCGCAGCCGTGAAGTTCAACGTACCTGTTCCCTGGAAGCACGCATTAAG TCGGTGGTGCAGTCCTACCTGGAGGGCGTGAAGACTGGTGTGTGGCAGCTGGCCCAGGCTTTTGAGGCTGTGCAGGGAACCCGTGAGGCCTTAGACCAGGCCCATGGGTTGCTCCAGGGTATGGTGGAGGCCACAGAGACCCTAAAACCACTGCGAGAACAAGTTGCACAGCACAAGCAGCTGCAGGTCCTGTCTCAGCTGCTGCCCCGGCTGCGGGCAG TGCCAGCTGCAGTGGCCCACACACGGACCCTGATTGGTGCCCAGCGGCTCTTGGAGGCATATGTGTGCCTTCGGGAGCTGGAGCAGCTGCAAGAGGAGACGTGGGCACCTCTGGGGGGCCTGGAGTTGCCAGTCTTCGAGGGGTTGGGCCCTTTAGCTGAGGCATTGGGCCAGGCTGTGGAGGCGGCTGCGGGGGTGGCAGGGCGGCTGGCACGGGAGGACCCAGCCTTGCTGGTGGCTGCTGTGCGTGTGGCAGAGGTGGATGCTAGGCACACAACCTCCCTGGAGCTTCCCCCCCGGGACTGGCAGCGGCGCTGTCTGCAGGCACTGCAGGAGGGCCTGGAGAGGACCCACTTTGGGACACCTCTGCTGCTTGAGCCAGGGGCCTTGGCAGGGTGGCTGGAGGCTCTGCGGGTGGCTCTACCAGCTGAGTTGGCCACAGCTGAAGCACTAGTGGCACCCTGCTGCCCACCACACTACAAGGTGGTCCAGCTCTGGGCCCACACCCTGCACAGTGGACTGCGTCGATGCCTGCAGCAACTACTGGAAGGGCCTAAGCTAGGAGCTGCTGACGCCTTCGCCTTACTGCATTGGACACTGCATGTGTACCTGGG GCCAGAAATGATGGGGAGCCTGGAGTTGGGGCCTGAGGCTGATGTGTCTCAGCTGGAGCCCCTCCTGACCCCGGAGAACATTGAACAGCTGGAGGCAATGTTTGTGACCCAAATCCAG gTTAATGTGGCCCAGTGGCTTCAGAAGGCACTGGATGGGGAGGTAGCTGAGTGGAACCGAGAGCAGGAACCTGGCACAGACTCTTCTGGCTTCTATCACTCACCGTTGCCGGCCATAGTGCTCCAG ATCCTGGAAGAGAACATTCGCGTGACCAGCCTGGTCAGTGAGTCACTGCAGCGGCGGGTGCATGGCATGGCGCTGTCAGAACTGGGCACATTCCTGAGGAG CTTTAGTGATGCTCTGATCCGATTCTCCCGAGACCACATCAGGGGGGAAGCAATGGCTCCTCATTACGTGCCCTACCTACTGGCCACCCTCAACTACCAGGCAGCACTCAG CTCCTCCGTGTCCGTCCTGCAGCCCGACGGGGCGGCGTCAGGAGACTTGGCTCCGGTGGAGGCAGGGCTGGACGAGTTGCAGAGGAGGATCTGCCGCCTGGTGTTGGAGGCGCTGCTGGCGGAGCTCCAG cccctgttCGAAGCTCTGCCCTCGCGCCGGTGGCTGTCGAGCCCAGAGCTGCTGGACGATGTATGCGAGCGGACGGTGCGCTTCTGCCAGGATTTCAGGCGAGTGCGGAATCCTGTAGTCCAG CTTCTCCTGGCTGAGGCGGAGCGCACGGTGGTACTGCAGTACCTACGTGCGTTGATGCAGGGCCGCCTAGTGTGCCGAGGAGCCGACGAGAGGATCCAGGCAGCGCAGCGCCTGCAGAACGATGCGGCCCAGCTTCGGGAGCTTTTCCTTGGTTTG ggcctggaggagaGTGTTCAGTGCGCACCGGTGCTCCTCTCTCTGCGGGATCTACTGAACCTCCGTGACCCCATGCTGCTCGGCCTCGAGGTGGCAGGCCTACGACAAAAATTTCCCGACGTGAG CGAGGATCATGTCTCTGCCCTCCTGGACCTGCGCGGGGATGTGTCCCGAGAGCACCGCCTGGCCGCACTCAGCTCCCTGCAGGCCGGCCcacagccctctctctctgcgggTCACCGGGCACTCTTTAGCCTCGTGCCAGTACCTACTCCTGCGCTgtcctcctgccttccctccgGGCCCTGTGCCTGA
- the EXOC3L1 gene encoding exocyst complex component 3-like protein isoform X7, whose amino-acid sequence MKCSPHFPLSVVQSYLEGVKTGVWQLAQAFEAVQGTREALDQAHGLLQGMVEATETLKPLREQVAQHKQLQVLSQLLPRLRAVPAAVAHTRTLIGAQRLLEAYVCLRELEQLQEETWAPLGGLELPVFEGLGPLAEALGQAVEAAAGVAGRLAREDPALLVAAVRVAEVDARHTTSLELPPRDWQRRCLQALQEGLERTHFGTPLLLEPGALAGWLEALRVALPAELATAEALVAPCCPPHYKVVQLWAHTLHSGLRRCLQQLLEGPKLGAADAFALLHWTLHVYLGPEMMGSLELGPEADVSQLEPLLTPENIEQLEAMFVTQIQVNVAQWLQKALDGEVAEWNREQEPGTDSSGFYHSPLPAIVLQILEENIRVTSLVSESLQRRVHGMALSELGTFLRSFSDALIRFSRDHIRGEAMAPHYVPYLLATLNYQAALSSSVSVLQPDGAASGDLAPVEAGLDELQRRICRLVLEALLAELQPLFEALPSRRWLSSPELLDDVCERTVRFCQDFRRVRNPVVQLLLAEAERTVVLQYLRALMQGRLVCRGADERIQAAQRLQNDAAQLRELFLGLGLEESVQCAPVLLSLRDLLNLRDPMLLGLEVAGLRQKFPDVSEDHVSALLDLRGDVSREHRLAALSSLQAGPQPSLSAGHRALFSLVPVPTPALSSCLPSGPCA is encoded by the exons ATGAAATGCAGCCCTCACTTCCCCCTG TCGGTGGTGCAGTCCTACCTGGAGGGCGTGAAGACTGGTGTGTGGCAGCTGGCCCAGGCTTTTGAGGCTGTGCAGGGAACCCGTGAGGCCTTAGACCAGGCCCATGGGTTGCTCCAGGGTATGGTGGAGGCCACAGAGACCCTAAAACCACTGCGAGAACAAGTTGCACAGCACAAGCAGCTGCAGGTCCTGTCTCAGCTGCTGCCCCGGCTGCGGGCAG TGCCAGCTGCAGTGGCCCACACACGGACCCTGATTGGTGCCCAGCGGCTCTTGGAGGCATATGTGTGCCTTCGGGAGCTGGAGCAGCTGCAAGAGGAGACGTGGGCACCTCTGGGGGGCCTGGAGTTGCCAGTCTTCGAGGGGTTGGGCCCTTTAGCTGAGGCATTGGGCCAGGCTGTGGAGGCGGCTGCGGGGGTGGCAGGGCGGCTGGCACGGGAGGACCCAGCCTTGCTGGTGGCTGCTGTGCGTGTGGCAGAGGTGGATGCTAGGCACACAACCTCCCTGGAGCTTCCCCCCCGGGACTGGCAGCGGCGCTGTCTGCAGGCACTGCAGGAGGGCCTGGAGAGGACCCACTTTGGGACACCTCTGCTGCTTGAGCCAGGGGCCTTGGCAGGGTGGCTGGAGGCTCTGCGGGTGGCTCTACCAGCTGAGTTGGCCACAGCTGAAGCACTAGTGGCACCCTGCTGCCCACCACACTACAAGGTGGTCCAGCTCTGGGCCCACACCCTGCACAGTGGACTGCGTCGATGCCTGCAGCAACTACTGGAAGGGCCTAAGCTAGGAGCTGCTGACGCCTTCGCCTTACTGCATTGGACACTGCATGTGTACCTGGG GCCAGAAATGATGGGGAGCCTGGAGTTGGGGCCTGAGGCTGATGTGTCTCAGCTGGAGCCCCTCCTGACCCCGGAGAACATTGAACAGCTGGAGGCAATGTTTGTGACCCAAATCCAG gTTAATGTGGCCCAGTGGCTTCAGAAGGCACTGGATGGGGAGGTAGCTGAGTGGAACCGAGAGCAGGAACCTGGCACAGACTCTTCTGGCTTCTATCACTCACCGTTGCCGGCCATAGTGCTCCAG ATCCTGGAAGAGAACATTCGCGTGACCAGCCTGGTCAGTGAGTCACTGCAGCGGCGGGTGCATGGCATGGCGCTGTCAGAACTGGGCACATTCCTGAGGAG CTTTAGTGATGCTCTGATCCGATTCTCCCGAGACCACATCAGGGGGGAAGCAATGGCTCCTCATTACGTGCCCTACCTACTGGCCACCCTCAACTACCAGGCAGCACTCAG CTCCTCCGTGTCCGTCCTGCAGCCCGACGGGGCGGCGTCAGGAGACTTGGCTCCGGTGGAGGCAGGGCTGGACGAGTTGCAGAGGAGGATCTGCCGCCTGGTGTTGGAGGCGCTGCTGGCGGAGCTCCAG cccctgttCGAAGCTCTGCCCTCGCGCCGGTGGCTGTCGAGCCCAGAGCTGCTGGACGATGTATGCGAGCGGACGGTGCGCTTCTGCCAGGATTTCAGGCGAGTGCGGAATCCTGTAGTCCAG CTTCTCCTGGCTGAGGCGGAGCGCACGGTGGTACTGCAGTACCTACGTGCGTTGATGCAGGGCCGCCTAGTGTGCCGAGGAGCCGACGAGAGGATCCAGGCAGCGCAGCGCCTGCAGAACGATGCGGCCCAGCTTCGGGAGCTTTTCCTTGGTTTG ggcctggaggagaGTGTTCAGTGCGCACCGGTGCTCCTCTCTCTGCGGGATCTACTGAACCTCCGTGACCCCATGCTGCTCGGCCTCGAGGTGGCAGGCCTACGACAAAAATTTCCCGACGTGAG CGAGGATCATGTCTCTGCCCTCCTGGACCTGCGCGGGGATGTGTCCCGAGAGCACCGCCTGGCCGCACTCAGCTCCCTGCAGGCCGGCCcacagccctctctctctgcgggTCACCGGGCACTCTTTAGCCTCGTGCCAGTACCTACTCCTGCGCTgtcctcctgccttccctccgGGCCCTGTGCCTGA
- the EXOC3L1 gene encoding exocyst complex component 3-like protein isoform X9, with protein MVEATETLKPLREQVAQHKQLQVLSQLLPRLRAVPAAVAHTRTLIGAQRLLEAYVCLRELEQLQEETWAPLGGLELPVFEGLGPLAEALGQAVEAAAGVAGRLAREDPALLVAAVRVAEVDARHTTSLELPPRDWQRRCLQALQEGLERTHFGTPLLLEPGALAGWLEALRVALPAELATAEALVAPCCPPHYKVVQLWAHTLHSGLRRCLQQLLEGPKLGAADAFALLHWTLHVYLGPEMMGSLELGPEADVSQLEPLLTPENIEQLEAMFVTQIQVNVAQWLQKALDGEVAEWNREQEPGTDSSGFYHSPLPAIVLQILEENIRVTSLVSESLQRRVHGMALSELGTFLRSFSDALIRFSRDHIRGEAMAPHYVPYLLATLNYQAALSSSVSVLQPDGAASGDLAPVEAGLDELQRRICRLVLEALLAELQPLFEALPSRRWLSSPELLDDVCERTVRFCQDFRRVRNPVVQLLLAEAERTVVLQYLRALMQGRLVCRGADERIQAAQRLQNDAAQLRELFLGLGLEESVQCAPVLLSLRDLLNLRDPMLLGLEVAGLRQKFPDVSEDHVSALLDLRGDVSREHRLAALSSLQAGPQPSLSAGHRALFSLVPVPTPALSSCLPSGPCA; from the exons ATGGTGGAGGCCACAGAGACCCTAAAACCACTGCGAGAACAAGTTGCACAGCACAAGCAGCTGCAGGTCCTGTCTCAGCTGCTGCCCCGGCTGCGGGCAG TGCCAGCTGCAGTGGCCCACACACGGACCCTGATTGGTGCCCAGCGGCTCTTGGAGGCATATGTGTGCCTTCGGGAGCTGGAGCAGCTGCAAGAGGAGACGTGGGCACCTCTGGGGGGCCTGGAGTTGCCAGTCTTCGAGGGGTTGGGCCCTTTAGCTGAGGCATTGGGCCAGGCTGTGGAGGCGGCTGCGGGGGTGGCAGGGCGGCTGGCACGGGAGGACCCAGCCTTGCTGGTGGCTGCTGTGCGTGTGGCAGAGGTGGATGCTAGGCACACAACCTCCCTGGAGCTTCCCCCCCGGGACTGGCAGCGGCGCTGTCTGCAGGCACTGCAGGAGGGCCTGGAGAGGACCCACTTTGGGACACCTCTGCTGCTTGAGCCAGGGGCCTTGGCAGGGTGGCTGGAGGCTCTGCGGGTGGCTCTACCAGCTGAGTTGGCCACAGCTGAAGCACTAGTGGCACCCTGCTGCCCACCACACTACAAGGTGGTCCAGCTCTGGGCCCACACCCTGCACAGTGGACTGCGTCGATGCCTGCAGCAACTACTGGAAGGGCCTAAGCTAGGAGCTGCTGACGCCTTCGCCTTACTGCATTGGACACTGCATGTGTACCTGGG GCCAGAAATGATGGGGAGCCTGGAGTTGGGGCCTGAGGCTGATGTGTCTCAGCTGGAGCCCCTCCTGACCCCGGAGAACATTGAACAGCTGGAGGCAATGTTTGTGACCCAAATCCAG gTTAATGTGGCCCAGTGGCTTCAGAAGGCACTGGATGGGGAGGTAGCTGAGTGGAACCGAGAGCAGGAACCTGGCACAGACTCTTCTGGCTTCTATCACTCACCGTTGCCGGCCATAGTGCTCCAG ATCCTGGAAGAGAACATTCGCGTGACCAGCCTGGTCAGTGAGTCACTGCAGCGGCGGGTGCATGGCATGGCGCTGTCAGAACTGGGCACATTCCTGAGGAG CTTTAGTGATGCTCTGATCCGATTCTCCCGAGACCACATCAGGGGGGAAGCAATGGCTCCTCATTACGTGCCCTACCTACTGGCCACCCTCAACTACCAGGCAGCACTCAG CTCCTCCGTGTCCGTCCTGCAGCCCGACGGGGCGGCGTCAGGAGACTTGGCTCCGGTGGAGGCAGGGCTGGACGAGTTGCAGAGGAGGATCTGCCGCCTGGTGTTGGAGGCGCTGCTGGCGGAGCTCCAG cccctgttCGAAGCTCTGCCCTCGCGCCGGTGGCTGTCGAGCCCAGAGCTGCTGGACGATGTATGCGAGCGGACGGTGCGCTTCTGCCAGGATTTCAGGCGAGTGCGGAATCCTGTAGTCCAG CTTCTCCTGGCTGAGGCGGAGCGCACGGTGGTACTGCAGTACCTACGTGCGTTGATGCAGGGCCGCCTAGTGTGCCGAGGAGCCGACGAGAGGATCCAGGCAGCGCAGCGCCTGCAGAACGATGCGGCCCAGCTTCGGGAGCTTTTCCTTGGTTTG ggcctggaggagaGTGTTCAGTGCGCACCGGTGCTCCTCTCTCTGCGGGATCTACTGAACCTCCGTGACCCCATGCTGCTCGGCCTCGAGGTGGCAGGCCTACGACAAAAATTTCCCGACGTGAG CGAGGATCATGTCTCTGCCCTCCTGGACCTGCGCGGGGATGTGTCCCGAGAGCACCGCCTGGCCGCACTCAGCTCCCTGCAGGCCGGCCcacagccctctctctctgcgggTCACCGGGCACTCTTTAGCCTCGTGCCAGTACCTACTCCTGCGCTgtcctcctgccttccctccgGGCCCTGTGCCTGA